The Macrococcoides canis genome has a window encoding:
- a CDS encoding YlmH family RNA-binding protein, translated as MSIYQHFRHEELETVKVLEDLVTQAESQYAPILTHFLDPRQQFILTTLVNRTDLKLSFYGGNGERERVRALIYPEYYEVQQEDFEVSAYKVKYAQKFVTLSHRNVLGALMQLGFKRDYLGDIITGEELQIVIAAHLGDYIEQHLTKLKGSAVKLIEINADALNDSVEIYQSHDATVSSLRLDNMIAEMIRKSRAIAQKHIEAGHVKVNHVIIDKVSFVIESGDTISIKGFGRAQLTEIGDVTKKNKYRITYKTLFNQ; from the coding sequence ATGAGTATTTATCAGCATTTCAGACATGAAGAACTTGAAACTGTTAAAGTACTGGAAGACTTGGTCACACAAGCGGAAAGTCAGTATGCACCTATACTCACGCACTTTTTAGATCCGAGACAGCAGTTTATCTTAACGACACTCGTCAACAGAACGGATTTAAAGCTATCTTTTTATGGTGGAAATGGTGAAAGAGAACGTGTCCGTGCACTCATTTATCCAGAATACTATGAAGTGCAGCAGGAAGATTTCGAGGTCAGTGCCTATAAGGTGAAATATGCACAGAAGTTTGTGACATTATCACATCGCAATGTTCTCGGTGCACTGATGCAGCTTGGTTTCAAGCGTGATTATCTCGGGGATATTATTACGGGAGAAGAACTGCAGATTGTTATTGCAGCCCATCTCGGTGACTATATCGAACAGCACTTGACGAAGCTCAAAGGTTCTGCGGTGAAACTTATTGAAATAAACGCTGATGCATTGAATGATTCAGTAGAAATATATCAGTCACATGATGCCACAGTATCCAGTTTAAGACTGGACAATATGATTGCAGAAATGATCCGTAAATCAAGAGCTATCGCGCAAAAGCATATTGAAGCAGGCCATGTTAAAGTAAATCATGTTATAATAGATAAAGTAAGTTTCGTTATAGAGTCTGGAGATACGATTTCAATTAAAGGATTTGGTCGTGCGCAGCTCACGGAAATAGGAGACGTAACGAAAAAGAATAAATACCGTATTACATATAAAACATTATTTAATCAATAG
- a CDS encoding DivIVA domain-containing protein, whose translation MKYSPEEIKLKQFNVVHKGLNENEVRSYLEELSNELETLRREKKMLEQLIADKDENINRFKNVENTISDAILVAQRAGDEIKASAGMQADVIIKDAKSHADLIVNDAMQKAREIAYQTEDMKRQSKIFRSRFQLLVEAQLDLLKTEDWDYLLNYDLDTRPLQEDPEVTQMNAAGNKGGGTVDKNESSEN comes from the coding sequence ATGAAATATAGTCCGGAAGAAATTAAGTTAAAGCAGTTCAATGTCGTGCATAAAGGTTTAAATGAAAATGAAGTACGCAGCTACCTAGAGGAATTGAGCAATGAGCTTGAAACATTACGCCGTGAAAAGAAGATGCTGGAACAGCTGATTGCTGATAAGGATGAGAATATCAATCGTTTCAAAAATGTCGAGAATACTATTTCTGATGCTATCCTTGTTGCACAGCGTGCTGGAGATGAAATTAAAGCTTCTGCAGGGATGCAGGCAGATGTCATTATTAAGGATGCGAAAAGTCATGCCGATCTAATCGTCAATGATGCGATGCAAAAAGCACGTGAAATCGCTTACCAGACTGAAGATATGAAACGCCAATCCAAAATATTCAGATCACGATTCCAGCTTTTAGTTGAAGCGCAGCTGGATCTGCTGAAAACGGAAGACTGGGATTATCTACTTAACTATGATCTGGATACACGCCCACTGCAGGAAGATCCGGAAGTTACTCAAATGAATGCAGCTGGAAACAAAGGTGGCGGAACTGTAGATAAAAATGAAAGTTCAGAAAACTAA